The DNA segment TCGAGCATGTGGGCCTCGTCGCAGACCACGAACGTCGAATCGTCGAGCAGCGCGCCGGTGAACGTCGCGGTGGTGACGGGGTCGAACGCGTGGTAGTAGTTGCCCACGACGACCTCGGCGTGGGCCAGCACCGCGCCCATCATCGAGTGGGGGCAGGTACCGTACTCGACCGACCGCGCGACCAGCGTCTCGGGGTCGATGAGCCCCATCGACTCGAAGTCGAAGGGGACCGCCTCGATGGGTTCGCCGTCCTCGGGCATGTCCTCGAGGAACTGGGCGTAGAACGGACAGTACTCCAGGTTGTCGTACTCGGGCATCTGCGGCGGGTAGGGCGTCGGCTCGTCGGCGGTTTCGAGGTACGAGGCGGCCGCCCGGCCCTGCGCGCCCGAGTCGGCGAGCCCGGTCTGCTGGCTCCGGGCGCGCGAGACGAGGTTCTGGGCCGTGGTCGACCCGCCCTCGCCGGTGATGGCCCGGGTGTCCTCCCGGAGCGTCTCGCACCGCCCGTAGACGTTCTCGTCGTCGATACCGCCGGCGTTCTCACGGTTGTACGGACAGACGTCGGCCTTCCCGACGAGCGTCAGCCCCGTGACGGGGTTCCAGTCGTCGGGGAGGTTCGCGTTGATGGTCCGGAGGTCCGCCTCGAACTGCCGAAGTTGTTGCTTGACGCTCGTGAGGACGACCACGCGTTCGTAGTCGCTGTCGGGGTCGCGGACCAGGTGGATGCCGGCGGTCAGCGCCAGCATCGTCTTGCCGGTCCCGCAGGCCCCCTCCACGACCGCGAAGCCGCCCCGCTCGGCGGTATCGATGGCCGTCTCGATGCCGTCGACCTGCTCGTCGTAGGCTGCGTCGTGGCCGAAAATCTCGCGCCACGAATCTGCGGAAGTCACTGCACCGAGGTAGCGCTTCTTCGGGTTTGAACGTTTGGATGGCGCGGTGGAAGTGAAGGTGAGCGTCTCTAAACGCAACGACCAGCGGAACTGTGACCGCCCAGAAAGCCCCCGGGCGCTCGCGGTCGCTGGCCGGGATATGCGGTTCGCGCCTGCGGCGCTCACCGAATAGTGGCCCGTCCAGACGACCTAGCCCTTCGGGCGCGAGTACCCGGCCCCTTTCAGTCCCACCCGAACCGCACCGCGCCACACCCTCCCCAGCCGACTCCCTCACGCCTGCGGCGTTCAGTCGTCCCTCGCGCGGCTTGGTCGCGGCACGGGGCCGCGACCCCGCGCGCCACGCCGGCTGTGGAGATGCGCGAGATAGTCTCCCGGTCACGGCGCGCGCTGGCGCGACCTCGTGTCGCGCCGTCCTCGTGCGAGGGATGAGCGAACGGAGTGAGCGAATCGGCTGGGGAGGGCGTGGCGTGCGGTCGCGGTGTTGCCTGGCGGACTGAAAGGGCGAGTGCGTCTCGGCGAAGCACGGCGACGTAAGCACCACAGGCCGTGCCGAGGGCACGGCCGAGGAGCGCAGCGAGCCGCGCGAGTCGAGCGCACGAGGGCTTTCTGGCGGTTCACGTTCTCCCGTCGGTATCTGAACGTCTCGGTTGCAGCGCTTGCTGACTCAACCGTCTGGTATCGATGAGAAGCATTACCCGCGACCAAACACAACTCACGTCCATGACCGAAGCCGAGCAGGACGACTTCGATCCCGAGCAGTGGCGCGCCGAACTCGAAGGCCACCGCGAGCAGAAGGACGAGTTCCTGGCCGACCATCCACAGTCGCCGCTCCCGCCCGAGGAGCGCGAGGGCTTCGCGGGCCTCGAGTACTTCGACCCGGACCCCGACTACCGCGTTCGCGCCGAGGTCGAGGTCCACGACGACCCCGAACCGGTCGAGATGGACGTGAGCGCCGGTCGCCCCCAGCGGTACCTCCGGGTGGCGACCTTGCACTTCGACCTCGACGGCGAGGCGTACGAACTCGCGGGGTACCGTCAGGAGGAACAGGAGGGCCTGTTCGTCCCCTTCCGCGACAAGACCACGGGCCAGCAGAGCTACCAGGACGGCCGGTATATGGAGTTCGAAACCGAGGCCGACCTCGAAGACGGTGCGGAGATGGTGCTGGACTTCAACCTGGCGTACTCGCCGTTCTGCGCGTTCAGCGAGGTGTTCTCCTGTCCTCTGCCGCCCGAGGAGAACTGGCTGGAAACCGAGATTCTCGCGGGCGAGAAGGCTCCGTAGACGGCCTTCGCGCTCGCCACACCCGGCCGACGCTCGCCGCGCCCGTCCGTACACTCGCCGTGACCTCCCGGACCCGACGGCACCAGGGACGAACTCATGCCACCCCGTCACGAAGGCTTCGACGGGGGAGCTATGTCCGCCAATCTCAAACAGCGAATCCGGCGCGTCGTCGCCGAGCAAACCGCCGAGAGCGAATCGGGGACCGTGAGCGAGCAGACGCTCAAGCGAATCCTCTCCGGGAACGCCGGCGTCGAACCGCCCGAGGTCGAAGCTGCGCTCGACGAACTCGTCGAAGACGGGACGCTGCGGAAGGTCGACGGCGAGTACGCACCGTCGGCGGAGGCCTGACCTGGCCGGACGCGTTCGGACGGTTCGGGACGCAGACTTAACTGGTGACCTCGCGTGGTTCCGCCCGCCATGGCCGACGAGCCGATGACCCGTTTTCCCGTTCCCGACCTCGAATCGCTCCCGGAGGACCTCCGCGACCGAATCGAGGAAGAAACCGAGCGCGCCGGCTTCACGCCGAACGTCTTCAGCGCGTTCGGCTACAAGCCCAGCCACTTCCGGCCGTTCTTCCAGTACCACGACGCCTTAGTGGAGGACACGCCGCTCGACCGCGAGGAAGTCGAGATGATCGTGGTGACGGTCAGCGGGGTCAACGACTGCCTCTACTGCGTGGTCGCCCACGGCGCGCTCTGCCGATTCTACAGCGAGCGTCCGAAGTTGGCCGACCAACTCGCGACGAACCACCGCGCCGCCGACCTCTCGGCGCGCCGCCGGGCGATGCTCGACTTCGCCGTGAAACTCACCGAGGAACCGAGGCGCGTGACGGGCGACGACCTCGACGCGCTCCGGGAGGCGGGCCTGTCCGACGAGGAGATCTGGGACGTGGGGAGCGTCACCGCCTTCTTCAACCTGAGCAACCGGATGGCGACGATGGCCGACATGCGCCCGAACGACGAGTTCTACGGGTTCGCACGCGAGATGGACGAGTAGCCGGCGGTGCCTCCAAGCCAATAGAGTATAAGGCACGTATTAGGTAATTTATCCTCCCTAAAGGATATGGCGGCAAAATATAAACGCCTCGTCGGCCCACTCATAGCCATGAGCGCAACAGCGACTTGGAACGACCCGAACCACTGCCCGTTCTGCGGGACCGAACTCGCCGACCCCGGCGCGGGGTTCGTCGACCACATCGACGCGAGCGACGAGTGCGAGTCCGGTTTCGAGACGTGGCGGAGCAACGTCGCGGGCGACATCCGCGGCGGCTGGAGCGGGTAGAAGCCGTCGACCCCGTCAGAAGGGGCCTCGGTTTCACTGCTTTTGGGACATTCCGACGAGAAGAGGCAGAGGAGAGTTCGTTCGTCAGGGTGCGACGCCGACCGTCAGCAGCGTGCCGAACTCCCGATAGCGTTCGACCATCTCCTCTCGGGAGTCCCAGTCGTCGGTCGGGAACTCGCTCGCGTCGGGAATCTCGGTTTCGCGGTCGGGGACGTTGTCCTGCTCGGCGACGTACAGCCCAGCGTTCCGGAAGGCCTCCCGGTACTCCTCGGCCGACCAGCGGGTCATCTCCACGTCGATGAACTCCTGCCACTCGTGGGAGTGGACGTTCTCCTCGTAGTAGTTCACGGCGCAGAAGAAGGTACCGCCGGGCCGGAGGATTCTGCGTACTTCTTCGAGCACGTGCTCGGGGTCGTTGGCGTAGTAGAACGCCTCCATCGTGAAGACGTGGTCGACGCTATCGTCGGCGAACGGGAGGTAGTCGAAGTCGCCCACGAGGAAGCCGACCTGCGGGTCGTCGGTGTATCCGCGGGCGTTCCTGGCCATCTCGGGCGACCCGTCGAGGCCGTAAGCCCGTCCGGCGCGCTGGGTGTCCCGGAGCGCCCGGACCGCGTAGCCGCTTCCGGTGCCGAGGTCGAGCACGGTTTCGCCCTCCTCGACGGGCATGCGCGCCAGCACGTACTTGGCGGTGTGCCAGTGTCGGTCTTCCATCCCCCTGTCGCGGCCGTCGGCCGCCCACTCGTCGAACTCCTCGCGTACGCTCATGCGAGGTGGGAGACGCGCCAGCGACAAAACGGGTTCGGAACGACGTTTTGCAAGGGAGGCGCGGTACCGCGCCTCCCTTGCAAAACGTCGACGAAAAGCACTGCGCTCGTCCCTTCGGTCCTCGCTTGGCCCACTCGCTCACTTCGTTCGCTCGCGGTGATACCACACGGTCGCAAACCGCCCCGCTGGATGGCAGGAGCCTTTTGTTCGCTCGGTGTGTCACGTCGCGTATGGTCGGTCGGAAAAAGCGATACGCGCTGGCGGACTCGGCCCAGCAGATAGTCGGTGGCTTCCTGCTGGCCGGACCGTTCGTCGTCACCGAGGAGGTGTGGAATCTGGCCCGGGAC comes from the Halorussus vallis genome and includes:
- a CDS encoding peroxidase-related enzyme (This protein belongs to a clade of uncharacterized proteins related to peroxidases such as the alkylhydroperoxidase AhpD.); amino-acid sequence: MADEPMTRFPVPDLESLPEDLRDRIEEETERAGFTPNVFSAFGYKPSHFRPFFQYHDALVEDTPLDREEVEMIVVTVSGVNDCLYCVVAHGALCRFYSERPKLADQLATNHRAADLSARRRAMLDFAVKLTEEPRRVTGDDLDALREAGLSDEEIWDVGSVTAFFNLSNRMATMADMRPNDEFYGFAREMDE
- a CDS encoding DUF1684 domain-containing protein, encoding MTEAEQDDFDPEQWRAELEGHREQKDEFLADHPQSPLPPEEREGFAGLEYFDPDPDYRVRAEVEVHDDPEPVEMDVSAGRPQRYLRVATLHFDLDGEAYELAGYRQEEQEGLFVPFRDKTTGQQSYQDGRYMEFETEADLEDGAEMVLDFNLAYSPFCAFSEVFSCPLPPEENWLETEILAGEKAP
- a CDS encoding class I SAM-dependent methyltransferase encodes the protein MSVREEFDEWAADGRDRGMEDRHWHTAKYVLARMPVEEGETVLDLGTGSGYAVRALRDTQRAGRAYGLDGSPEMARNARGYTDDPQVGFLVGDFDYLPFADDSVDHVFTMEAFYYANDPEHVLEEVRRILRPGGTFFCAVNYYEENVHSHEWQEFIDVEMTRWSAEEYREAFRNAGLYVAEQDNVPDRETEIPDASEFPTDDWDSREEMVERYREFGTLLTVGVAP
- a CDS encoding DUF7501 family protein gives rise to the protein MSATATWNDPNHCPFCGTELADPGAGFVDHIDASDECESGFETWRSNVAGDIRGGWSG